One window of Psychrobacillus sp. FSL H8-0483 genomic DNA carries:
- the rimP gene encoding ribosome maturation factor RimP, which yields MSNITSKIEELVVPILQELNLELVDIEYVKEGRDWFLRIYIDTPTGRIDIEQCAQVSEKLSEKLDEVDPITDNYFLEVSSPGAERPLKKDADFIAAVGKFVFIKTYEPVKGAKEFEGTILSYSAEEGVLIEVRVKTRRIKIQIEKEKIALARLAIDFSA from the coding sequence ATGAGTAATATTACTAGTAAAATTGAAGAGCTTGTAGTACCGATTTTACAAGAGTTGAACTTAGAGCTCGTAGATATCGAATACGTAAAAGAAGGTCGCGATTGGTTCTTGCGCATCTATATTGATACTCCAACTGGTCGTATAGATATTGAGCAATGTGCTCAAGTTAGTGAAAAACTAAGCGAAAAATTAGATGAAGTGGACCCAATAACGGATAACTACTTCTTAGAAGTTTCATCTCCTGGGGCTGAACGACCTCTGAAAAAAGATGCTGATTTCATTGCAGCAGTAGGGAAGTTTGTCTTCATTAAAACGTATGAGCCAGTAAAAGGCGCAAAAGAATTTGAAGGAACAATACTTTCTTATTCAGCTGAAGAAGGCGTATTAATTGAAGTACGTGTGAAAACAAGAAGAATAAAAATCCAAATCGAAAAAGAGAAAATTGC